The Drosophila bipectinata strain 14024-0381.07 chromosome 3L, DbipHiC1v2, whole genome shotgun sequence region AGGTGGGTGGAAAAATCCGGAGAATGTGTTGGACATCATGTTGCTGCTGGCGCTGTTGGAACTGCCAGTCGAACTGCTGTCTGCCGGTGCCTCCTTCGACTTTGGTTTGTTAGTCAGCTCATCAAAAAAACTAGGCGGATCGTTAGCAAAGTACTCGCTGAgattagatttatttttatttgacaTTTCTTGTTTTACTTTTGGTGCTAAAAATAGTGTGACCCTTTATCAACCCCTTTATCGCCAATAATTAGAAACATCGATAACTGTAACAGGAGCTGTCGATTACACTTAAGAAGAGTGCTATCGGTTTTATTCATCGTTTCTTCCCCGTCTCGAATGTTATCAAGTTGAATAGTGGCGCGTAAAAAAGCTGGTAAAGGATGCATTTTAATATCGAATTTGTCCAGTAAACGATAATGTTTATGGAAAGCTTTATTTTATAAGTCATTCAGGGATAAGAATCTTTTCTTAATCGTATCTTTTCTTTGTAGAATACTTCCTTGAACTAAAAAGAATCTCCAAACTAATAATATCCCATATTCTCTGGGTACAATCCTTCATATAAGTTCCAAGACTTAAATTATCCATTTTAGCCTACTATTTAAATTCAGGGTAcccaattttattatttatatttaattaccCAAAGATTATTTCAGGCACCTATTCAGGAATTAAAAAGAACTGAAATAAAATTCAGAATAATACCCATTAAAAGTTGTTAAAGTATAGATTTGGAATTTATTGAACTATGTTtactatatttatttatttaattattattattgtacaATACATAAAGCAAAAATTAGTTTATTCTAAAGCTAACGAATATGTGCCATTTGATGACCAATTTTCCATATTATTTCTTTCACTCCTAACATAAACACGCATTATTTACACGAAAAACCAGCATCGCATGGATCGCGGTTTATTGCCCGTTGAAAATCGTTTCGGGATAATAGCTTGGGGCATTGAACATGCGCGGGAAGCCATTGCCGTCCAGTTGGCCTACGGGCAGGACTGACATAATATCACtggaatgaaataaaaaaaatgtcaatactataaattaaataatgaaaaatcctaattaaatgttatgtttgaataataaacaaatgttCTTAggaatatctaaaaaaaaatcataaaaacttgtgcaataaaaaactaaactcCATTTTCTTATCTGAATAATTTGTTTTCGAGTTGTACATTTTTTACCCTATAGgtttcaacaaaaacaacacattTAGTCCACTTGTGTGTGCTGCAATTTGACGCCCGTGGAGAGGCTTGGAGGGCGGAGCAGGGCATTGTAGAGGCGGGATGGAGCGGCACATGCTACACGCATGCGCTGCGTTAGGAGCCGGGCACGTCCCGAGTCCCTTGGCTCTATAAATATGCATAGGACCGGGCAAGGAGCCGGTCGAAATTGGACATAAAACACGCTCAAGTGGGCCGACTGGACGCACAAGTGCTTTACGGTCACTTACAAACGATTTTTAATGCCAATTCCAAAACAATTGATTATATTCGTTCGGATTTCGTATTCCGAAGTTATGTTCTAGGGCGGGCGTAGTGCTCAAGTGTTGAATGAATTGTTTTACGAGTTATGCGGAAATGGAAATGTGCCTGTCGGGTTTTAGGTTCTCTTTTTTGCCTTTGGACCAAATGGAGTTTAAAGTCCACTGAGTTCGGGgaacaaacaaatacaaatattatttgagatacttcgtaaaaaatattagaGTAAGGCCTCTTCTTCGGTTTaggaaaaaataatcataaactTACGGTCTCTGCTGTGGCGTACGATCCCTTTGGCGACGGTTCTTAAACCAGTTGGAGACCTGTGTCAACGTAAGACCCGTCTTCTTGGCCAGCGTCTTCTTCTCGTCGGGAGTGGGGTATCGATTGGTGAGGTAACAGTCCTTGAGGGCGTTCCGGGACTTTTCCTTGAAACAGTAGACTGTCTCCTCACCATCCCAGATGGTTTTGGGCAAAGGATACTTTTTCCTCAGCCGGTATTTGTCCACGGCTCCGAGGGGCCGTCCGCGTACCTTTTCCGCCTCCTTGTAGTGGGCCTTGAACCACAGATTCTGCAGATCCACGTGGTATTTGATGGAGAAACAGTGCGTCTCCAGGAGGTTGTATAGCTCGTGGAACTGGCCCAGGTTGTAGGCCACCATGGCTCTGGCCCGGAGGACACTCTCGTTGGTCTTGAAGAATTCGCTGGGCGGCAGGCTGCACAGAAAGGTAGTCAGCTTTTCAATGTCCCCCTTCTGTTGAAGGGCCTCACACATGCATTGGATCTGTGGAGGTAGTTTTCATTAAAGTTAGTATTATAATGCCTGTTTTATATATCTTATAAATGATGTctaattttaatgattttccTACCTGATCCGTTGAAAATTGCAACATTTTCGCATCGATGGGAAAACTGCCTACGGCGGACATGTTGTGGGCTGCCGTGAGATTGGATATAAGGTGTCCCCCAGTACTGGATGTCCCACCCAGGCCACTGCCGTTCCTCTGCAAGCCTCCGCACATGGAGTCCGTCTTTGTATTCCCATTAAGATCCCCCAGATTTCCGGCATTGCCATTCTCGAATATGATGCTGTTCAGGCTGGGATAGTGGGTGGGTGTGGTGGAGGCTGTGGGCGGGGGAGACTTGTCATAGTCGTTGGTGATATCCTGGAATCGTCGCTCCAACAGGTGATCCTTTTCCGCTCCCTCGTAGGGGAATTTGTCTAATTGCAGCACAGTTTTGCAAGACAAGTTGCCACGATATCCTGAAAGAAAGGTATTGCTTATATTCGGACtatttgttttcttaattcatataatattttcatCTGATACTCTGCATTATTTTCGTTCTTTCTCACGTGCTACTTCGGTGGTCAATGGAAAAGCCCCCAAACTTCCCCTCGAAGCCCCGCTGAGCAGAATGTGACTAATCGACTTGCCGAAATGACCGAAGCGATCGTCGTCTTTCGACACCTCAGACGGGGACTGTGGATCATATTGAGGCCCGAAAGAGACATCATGCTTATAAATGCGATATGCtaccatatatgtatgtataaataaataaatattcatacGTATTGATGCAGCTTTGGATatgtaaatattataaaacacAGTGCATTTGATGTGCATTGCTTACCATTGCCAAAATAGGCTTCGAATTCTGAGTGCCCTAACTTGAGGagtatttactttttaaaaaaatttaaataaatatttatttctaacAAGAATAGGTGTAATTTgatgaagaaaattaaaactcTGTGATTGGTccataataaaaatcaaataaatattctccaaaaattgcataaaactCCAACATGCACTCTATATGTACATGCAGTCCTCAAAAATGTGACATTCTCAGCAGAATTTAATAATCCCAGGCTTTAATTGTTTATGCAGCGCCTCAATGACGCCTCTGTCCCGTAActtgatataaatatattgtcTTGTCGCTAGCCTCTCTTCCCCGATAAGGCTAGACCTAGTTTGAATCTGGATATAGGATATGCATGTGGATATTTCCACAAAAATGGATGGTGGATGTGGATAACTAACCAGCATTTGGCAGGAAGAGCGAGCCGTAGGCCATCGGCGAACTGAGATTATCCTGCTGGGCGGCCGAGTGGTCCGAGGAGGTGCCGCCGGAACTCGTAGAGTCCAGATCTCCATTGATCGAGACGGACAGATTGTTGGTGTCCATGtttttttcaaacatttttcagttttgttcaaattttgatttattttgttttaatttatcaCTTGATATGGAAGTTTTATTGCTACCAATTCCGatagatatatttttgaaacttAATAGATCATTTTAGATTCAATATAGCAATTTGTGCTTTATTTAATTACTATATTTGatgattaattttttaaaacctctTAGATTCActttcaaaactttttatgtttataattACACTTGAATTTGCATTGGctcttttgtttataaaatcgattagctttttatttttttatctcTTAGATATTCACTTTTTGCttgatattttatatattttttcaaaactttattcaACACCAGtagcctttattttttttttaattaattgtagAACGTCTCTCGCCTTGGCGTCTTGACGCGACCGCTCTTCAAACTCAACTGCAAGCGGAAGGTggctaaaaattgaaaatcattGAACAATGAGCTGCATTCCCAAGGCTGTGCCTGGTTCCATTCCGCTGTGTTCTCGTTCGCCTGCGGAACGCGtggcacagtgggacagacaCCGTTAACTGGTTGCCAGCCATCCGGGCTACTTAGGGGTagttccgtttccgtttcgtCCTTTGTTTGGTGGGCGTGTTCACTTGTCAGCCATTTTGTGTTCATTATCTCTTCGAGATGGgctaaatttttgttttttttttatttattatctaAGGGCAGAGCAGAGTCTTGGATTTGGAAACATCATGACCTTATTAGCTTTTGGGGGTATCTAATGAATGCCCGTACATATATACTGGGTTCTGGGAATTTACATCGAATTTCTGTGACTttgttatgttttttttgCTAGCACTGTTGAAAGTCAACATTTTCTGTTGGCTTTTAAAGGCTCTTATTACTTCAGACACCAGAAGACCTAAGATTTGAATGTATATCTTACTggtttgtttttgaatttatttattaaattaattagtttaaaacgaacaataaaatgaaatagtTTTATAGATTATggtataaaattaataaaataaaatacctgTTATTTTGTATACCTACTTTAACTcaataaatttaaactctATAAGACCTCATAACACCTGTGACCCAATATTATCTCTTTCCTTCACACACCTTTACCGATTACCAGTGAAAGGATATAAAACTGTAATAATGCCCGGGGTGACGATGATGTCTGTGACAAATCTGGGTTCTTTTGGGACCGTGTAGAGGGGATTTAGCTGTGTGACGAAATCATCAACCCTCCCAATTTGATGCTTAATGAATTCCCttcaacaacaaacaaaatccGAGGAGTGCTCCTGTTTCTGTTCCTGTTCCTGGGGGCAACGCAATTGTTTGGCCTTTTTGTGGGATTGTCACCTTTGTCATGTcacttttatttcattttatttcatcACACCATTTCGAGTTGAATGCAGTTGCCGAGGAGAGTTTTGTAATTGAAATTTGATCCCATTAgatgagcagcagcagcagcatttCTCAGTCAAAGGAAGAATTTtcccaaacccagcctcagtCGAGCATCAAATTGCAGCAAAATCTGACTTTTTATACTCATTTTGTTTAAGCTGGAAACTATTTAAGACACAAAATGTGTAGTTTTTAGTCTTTTTCGTTTATTAAgtaatatgtttttttaatgtttagttgattaataaaatatacactAAAGAAATAACTTTAGTGAAAAATTGACTTGCTTAGATTCTGAAACTAAGTTATAAAATCGTTTAtaaaaaagattaaattaaAGCTGGAGTTGTAGAACATTTTATTGaactataatttatttaaaatgtgtaatttttttattctaaatatttaaggactataaattttattttaaaaaaatatctaagaGATAgattattttgttaaaatgCTTATGATATGTATTTTAGGTTataatattgttttaaaatattttataaatattcataCTTAAAATtcctaattaaatatttaattcagcttttCTGTGATTTCCCTCACCCCTGATGGTATCCTGGCAACCCCCTGTCGGCGAGGTGTGCCCTATAATTGACCGCAGTGAAAGGATTGAAATCCCAGCCGGACTAATTCCATTATTAAAATCACGTGTCAGGACTTAGCGAGCTGTCAGGCTGAATCGAGCGAAGCTTTatgttttgttatttattttttacagcTCGGTGCAAATGCGTCTTTTGGTTCCCACACTATCGTGTTTAGCCGATCTAAGCAGATTTTTGCCTTCTGGTAGTCGTCTGGTGTCTGTTTCTTGAATAATGCAAGCGAGTGAATGCAATTTGCATTTCCACAAGtagagttttattttaaaataatctttctaatcatattttttttattttcttcgtACATGTTTTAATCCAGACATCCTGTATGGTCTATAAGTACTTCCTTGGTCATCCTTTTTAAGTAGCTTCTCTCAAATTTCCGTACATTTCCCAACTTCTTGCATAACTAGCATTATAATTCTATCGAAAATACTAAGAAATTGCAAACACTTTACGGATAATCTCCTAACTATTACTCAATTTTCCATCTGACCCAAGGAATAAACCTGAGACAAGTTCTCAAATTGTCTATTTACTTGTAACTTCTTGCATAATCATTTGTGGCCGACCAGCCCATCGCTTTTCAATAGTTTTCCATTGTACTCCATTGTCCTGGTTGTCAACATTCAACAAATTGCTTAACTTCTCGCACAACCCAGACAGGACTCTACGTTCTGCCAGTAAGAGTATAAACCTGGCAGGTTAATCCCCAAATTCCCAGTTCCCGTTCCCGAGCATAAAATAGAGCAGCCCAGAAAACAGCTTAACAGCTGTAATCCCGAAATTACCGATCCCAACAAAACGTTTTGTAAGGTGTCACCTTGTCCTTATTATTCCGTCTGCTCCCATTCATGAGGAGGATTCCCTTATCCTCCTGTCGATCACACAATAATGGGCAAACCTAGGGATTATGTGTAGGAGGAGGTCTTTGTCTGGCGATGGAAAATGATTTTCGCACCTTTcgttgaaaagtaaagaactATTTGTTGGTATTACGTtcagatattttattgtagaaatataaaataaaatccaattaATAGAACTAGATCTCAAAAACTGACTAATAATTTccccaaaaagaaaacattcCCCATCCTAGCAACACAAATCAATCAATGCTCTTGTATTTTCCGTATTTTGtcttcattaattttaaacatatGCTGAGAATTTCCACGGCTAATTGGGCGGCCTGAACACTTCTATGTGTCTGGTTCCCCCCATTCAGAAATCCGAAATCAGAGTTCCTAAAGGGGTGCTCTGTAAGACGATCCTTAGTTGGCAACAACCTCATTATTCTCATTAATGAAAGCTTCGCCGGTGTCTCCTTTCTCCACTCAACCGATAAATAATGCGAATCCCGGTTATCTTTCCACTTAATAGATATTCTCagctatttttatatatacatactccTACCTGCAATAGATTTGAATATGATAATTGATTGTTCTGTTTATGTTTTGAATGGGTTTCcaatgaaaacgaaaacttGACCGGAATGGAAAGTAAATCCTCTGATATTTATCATTCTTTTTAGATCTTGATTGATTTCTTAGGAAAATGTGTCATTATGGAGTGGGAATGAAAGGATATTGATAAAATCATAAAACCATTCATAACTGGGATTTGTAGTTTCTATAGAAGAAATAGAGTTTTAAAActggtttccttttttttgataaaagttAAAGAAATAGGCAAAATTCTAAATTAATTAAGGGCTTCGAAAAATTAAGTCTCGCGGGACACAATTAGTGtgttttatactttttttattttggacaTATGTTCCCCCTTTTCGAGTCCTGTAACCGGCCGCAAAATGagcaaataaatcataaatgtTCCATTCAATGTAATTGAGCGCCGCACTCACCCCTAAGTCCTTGGGCTCGAGGGTCCAGGACGAGGTCCTTCCGCAGGGGAGGGAGTGTGTCACCATGGCTACAGTTCTGTGAAACAAGAAAAACAATGTAATCCGAGCTGGTTTTTTGGAATGTGCGTAATATTGTCAGAGTGTGGAGTAATGTGAAGTAAGAGGAATGGGATGCAAGGACTGGTTTCCGTAAAATAGGGGTTGCAATAGCTCCGCCCTCCACAGGAACCAGTGGGAATGAAACGCTCTCGAAGGACCTGAAACGAAGAAGGACATTTATTTATGTGGTATGGAGCAGTTAGGCATTTTAAATCGGAATTATAAGACATTTAGAAAGAAATTCATCGAAACATTgaagaaattttaataaaactgaaaaacaaactaaaaacgGAAACAAAACTTAAACTTCTTTGGAGAGTCGCTGGATTTTGCGATAG contains the following coding sequences:
- the Six4 gene encoding homeobox protein SIX6; this translates as MFEKNMDTNNLSVSINGDLDSTSSGGTSSDHSAAQQDNLSSPMAYGSLFLPNAGYRGNLSCKTVLQLDKFPYEGAEKDHLLERRFQDITNDYDKSPPPTASTTPTHYPSLNSIIFENGNAGNLGDLNGNTKTDSMCGGLQRNGSGLGGTSSTGGHLISNLTAAHNMSAVGSFPIDAKMLQFSTDQIQCMCEALQQKGDIEKLTTFLCSLPPSEFFKTNESVLRARAMVAYNLGQFHELYNLLETHCFSIKYHVDLQNLWFKAHYKEAEKVRGRPLGAVDKYRLRKKYPLPKTIWDGEETVYCFKEKSRNALKDCYLTNRYPTPDEKKTLAKKTGLTLTQVSNWFKNRRQRDRTPQQRPDIMSVLPVGQLDGNGFPRMFNAPSYYPETIFNGQ